From the Carya illinoinensis cultivar Pawnee chromosome 4, C.illinoinensisPawnee_v1, whole genome shotgun sequence genome, one window contains:
- the LOC122307136 gene encoding uncharacterized protein LOC122307136 isoform X1, with product MSGKKKEVIRLERESVIPILKPKLIMTLANLIEHNTDRAEFLKLCKRVEYTIRAWYLLQFEDLMQLYSLFDPIHGAQKLEQQNLSPDDTDILEQNFLTYLFQVMEKSNFKLTTDDEIDVALSGQYLLNLPIMVDDSKVDKKLLKKYFAEHPHQNLPDFADKYIIFRRGIGIDQTTDYFFMEKVDMIIARLWSCLLRLSRLEKLLKRSSGRHKKDPKKQDDISSEADGDNLSVERIRLENMELSVKNLLGKITIQEPTFDRIIVVYRQASTKSKTERGIYVKHFKNIPMADMEIVLPEKKSPGLTPMDWVKFLGSAIVGLVAVFGSLEMPKADLWVIFAVLSTVIGYCAKTYFTFQQNLAAYQNLITQSMYDKQLDSGKGTLLHLCDDVIQQEVKEVIISFFILMEQGKATRQDLDMRCEELIKQEFGESCNFDVDDAVQKLEKLGIIARDSVGRYYCIGLKRANEMIGTTTEELVLKAKQGGGGGGGP from the exons ATGAGCGGAAAGAAGAAAGAGGTCATTAGATTAGAGCGTGAATCTGTGATTCCAATTCTCAAGCCCAAGCTCATCATGACCTTGGCTAACCTGATTG AACATAATACTGACAGGGCTGAGTTTTTAAAGCTCTGCAAAAGAGTTGAGTACACAATTCGAGCTTGGTATCTTCTACAATTTGAGGACCTGATG CAACTGTACTCCCTCTTTGACCCCATACATGGGGCTCAGAAATTGGAGCAGCAGAACCTATCTCCTGACGATACTGATATACTAGAACAGAACTTCCTGACATATTTATTTCAG GTGATGGAAAAGAGCAATTTCAAGTTAACAACTGATGACGAAATCGATGTTGCACTTTCGGGGCAGTATCTTCTAAATCTTCCAATCATGGTGGATGATTCTAAG GTTGACAAGAAGcttttgaagaaatattttgcAGAGCATCCTCACCAGAACCTTCCAGATTTTGCTGATAAG TACATTATTTTCCGGCGTGGTATTGGGATTGATCAGACAACTGATTACTTTTTCATGGAGAAAGTGGATATGATCATTGCACGTTTATGGAGTTGTCTTTTGAGACTATCAAG GCTGGAAAAGCTTTTGAAACGGTCAAGTGGCCGGCATAAGAAAGATCCGAAGAAACAAGATGATATTAGCTCTGAAGCAGATGGTGACAATCTATCTGTTGAACGGATCCGTCTCGAAAATATGGAACTAAG TGTTAAAAATTTGCTGGGCAAGATCACAATTCAAGAACCTACTTTTGATAGGATAATTGTCGTCTACAG GCAAGCAAGTACCAAATCTAAAACGGAACGAGGAATATATGTGAAGCATTTCAAAAACATTCCAATGGCTGATATGGAAATAGTCCTT CCCGAGAAGAAAAGCCCAGGATTAACTCCAATGGACTGGGTCAAATTCCTAGGCTCTGCTATAGTTGGGCTG GTTGCAGTATTTGGTTCACTTGAAATGCCAAAAGCTGATTTATGGGTCATCTTTGCCGTTCTGTCCACTGTGATTGGTTATTGTGCCAAGACATACTTCAC GTTTCAGCAAAACTTGGCTGCATATCAGAACTTGATAACTCAATCCATGTACGACAAACAACTGGATAGTGGAAAGGGTACTCTTCTTCACTTGTGCGATGATGTAATTCAGCAGGAA GTCAAAGAGGtgattatttctttctttatattgATGGAACAGGGCAAAGCTACAAGACAG GATCTTGATATGCGGTGCGAGGAACTAATCAAACAAGAGTTTGGTGAGAGCTGTAATTTTGATGTGGATGATGCAGTTCAAAAGTTAGAGAAGCTTGGTATTATTGCTCGG GATAGCGTTGGGCGGTATTATTGCATTGGGCTAAAACGGGCTAATGAAATGATTGGAACCACCACTGAGGAACTTGTCCTTAAGGCAAAGcagggtggtggtggtggtggtggtcctTGA
- the LOC122307136 gene encoding uncharacterized protein LOC122307136 isoform X2, whose protein sequence is MSGKKKEVIRLERESVIPILKPKLIMTLANLIEHNTDRAEFLKLCKRVEYTIRAWYLLQFEDLMQLYSLFDPIHGAQKLEQQNLSPDDTDILEQNFLTYLFQVMEKSNFKLTTDDEIDVALSGQYLLNLPIMVDDSKVDKKLLKKYFAEHPHQNLPDFADKYIIFRRGIGIDQTTDYFFMEKVDMIIARLWSCLLRLSRLEKLLKRSSGRHKKDPKKQDDISSEADGDNLSVERIRLENMELSVKNLLGKITIQEPTFDRIIVVYRFQQNLAAYQNLITQSMYDKQLDSGKGTLLHLCDDVIQQEVKEVIISFFILMEQGKATRQDLDMRCEELIKQEFGESCNFDVDDAVQKLEKLGIIARDSVGRYYCIGLKRANEMIGTTTEELVLKAKQGGGGGGGP, encoded by the exons ATGAGCGGAAAGAAGAAAGAGGTCATTAGATTAGAGCGTGAATCTGTGATTCCAATTCTCAAGCCCAAGCTCATCATGACCTTGGCTAACCTGATTG AACATAATACTGACAGGGCTGAGTTTTTAAAGCTCTGCAAAAGAGTTGAGTACACAATTCGAGCTTGGTATCTTCTACAATTTGAGGACCTGATG CAACTGTACTCCCTCTTTGACCCCATACATGGGGCTCAGAAATTGGAGCAGCAGAACCTATCTCCTGACGATACTGATATACTAGAACAGAACTTCCTGACATATTTATTTCAG GTGATGGAAAAGAGCAATTTCAAGTTAACAACTGATGACGAAATCGATGTTGCACTTTCGGGGCAGTATCTTCTAAATCTTCCAATCATGGTGGATGATTCTAAG GTTGACAAGAAGcttttgaagaaatattttgcAGAGCATCCTCACCAGAACCTTCCAGATTTTGCTGATAAG TACATTATTTTCCGGCGTGGTATTGGGATTGATCAGACAACTGATTACTTTTTCATGGAGAAAGTGGATATGATCATTGCACGTTTATGGAGTTGTCTTTTGAGACTATCAAG GCTGGAAAAGCTTTTGAAACGGTCAAGTGGCCGGCATAAGAAAGATCCGAAGAAACAAGATGATATTAGCTCTGAAGCAGATGGTGACAATCTATCTGTTGAACGGATCCGTCTCGAAAATATGGAACTAAG TGTTAAAAATTTGCTGGGCAAGATCACAATTCAAGAACCTACTTTTGATAGGATAATTGTCGTCTACAG GTTTCAGCAAAACTTGGCTGCATATCAGAACTTGATAACTCAATCCATGTACGACAAACAACTGGATAGTGGAAAGGGTACTCTTCTTCACTTGTGCGATGATGTAATTCAGCAGGAA GTCAAAGAGGtgattatttctttctttatattgATGGAACAGGGCAAAGCTACAAGACAG GATCTTGATATGCGGTGCGAGGAACTAATCAAACAAGAGTTTGGTGAGAGCTGTAATTTTGATGTGGATGATGCAGTTCAAAAGTTAGAGAAGCTTGGTATTATTGCTCGG GATAGCGTTGGGCGGTATTATTGCATTGGGCTAAAACGGGCTAATGAAATGATTGGAACCACCACTGAGGAACTTGTCCTTAAGGCAAAGcagggtggtggtggtggtggtggtcctTGA
- the LOC122307135 gene encoding uncharacterized protein LOC122307135 isoform X2, whose translation MAADQRRKRLLGASIRGSSSRQQHGVRRKNLELPHNDSNMKSHISLVWDDNQKRIVAKREQISMSWRYLRPFNDSIPHHQNILADVFAIPQEIFELENLTHVLSYEVWQSHLSENERNFLVELLPRGLEPQQVVQALVAGDNFHFGNPFLKWGASLCSGSLHPDVVLHREQYLKAEKKIYYSKLQKYHNDMIGCVLKLKERWENCKDLGKGMQKLWRSRDGLDRIILSRGNEYIFPGPEDDFTATSESCSGVADDKECSSDNQNFSAIKGAELLKRVSEERFMNYEGKNLWIASDDVLNLGAKPRNGDKLHEHNIHCSDGANYMSYFKISKKQHELFKNMKQSGKSIQSRSLNRVLGNIDSFHVQPYEVFVEEEQKKLHHHWSQLANKVLPLAYANWREKQLQRWDEENENLESMLQDQKEDELINVSAVEDDEESVPGSPQNEFAPSSPQNEDSVSGLAQNQESTPGSPQNQTPQQISSESGGHEGNIMDVDSENNHIMSKSDDGPGDQTMYAGNFNTADVVSQGVLLTSGDVWPAVSMPQSYYDSTANHEFRAASALPLEHSQVNDQQRAHLIDLESNLLVEQRDFLHRQSGECSFISYPNQDRNESLQSLFKSQGILSYHQEQKQKGLEFQPPNNLAVDNGQFPGHLLEQERKRQNGVYVPRNIPGNIYSDGVRYLIPRQEHLAQVTVQGLAVNTIRMPSPLQSGLNSGESSSQNWFPGDHQVHGGWTGSDGTSLQSQSNSMGSGGGADQSIFQVLPYCNQLRPSGPYDSVGSMEQFTASRNYGMVGAGTPRINNVVPQVSHPLDYLSRREAATSMMPDDIGWMSLPHQNSVLHDPMGKPDLRSWND comes from the exons ATGGCGGCTGATCAGCGGAGAAAACGATTACTTGGTGCGAGCATTAGAGGTTCCAGTTCTAGGCAGCAGCATGGAGTGAGAAGGAAGAATTTAGAATTGCCACATAATGACTCAAACATGAAATCTCATATTTCTCTTGTGTGGGATGACAATCAAAAAAGGATTGTTGCTAAACGGGAACAAATTAGCATGAGTTGGAGATATTTGAGGCCATTTAATGATTCTATTCCTCATCATCAGAACATCTTAGCAGATGTATTTGCTATTCCTCAAGAAATTTTTGAGTTAGAGAATTTGACACATGTTCTCTCTTATGAG GTTTGGCAGAGTCATCTATCAGAGAACGAGAGAAACTTTCTTGTGGAGCTTCTACCTAGAGGATTAGAGCCCCAACAAGTTGTGCAGGCATTGGTAGCAGGGGATAACTTTCACTTTGGAAACCCTTTTCTTAAATG GGGTGCTTCACTGTGTTCTGGCAGTCTTCACCCTGATGTAGTTCTTCATCGGGAACAGTATTTAAAGgctgagaaaaaaatatattactcaAAGTTACAGAAGTATCATAATGA tatgataggatgCGTACTGAAGTTGAAAGAGAGATGGGAAAATTGCAAGGATCTAGGAAAGGGAATGCAGAAACTATGGAG GTCAAGAGATGGTTTGGACAGAATAATTCTCTCACGTGGAAATGAGTACATATTTCCCGGTCCTGAGGATGATTTCACAGCTACATCTGAATCTTGTTCTGGGGTGGCTGATGACAAAGAATGTAGTAGTGATAACCAGAACTTCTCAGCGATAAAGGGTGCAGAACTTCTAAAAAG GGTGTCTGAGGAACGCTTTATGAATTACGAAGGTAAAAATCTTTGGATTGCTTCAGATGATGTGCTTAATTTAGGAGCAAAACCTAGAAATGGGGACAAGCTACACGAGCATAATATCCACTGTAGCGATGGTGCTAATTATATGTCATATTTCAAG ATTAGCAAGAAGCAACATGAACTTTTCAAGAATATGAAGCAGTCTGGTAAGAGCATCCAGTCTAGGTCTCTTAATCGTGTTTTGGGTAATATTGATAGCTTTCATGTACAACCATATGAAGTATTTGTGGAAGAAGAGCAGAAGAAATTGCATCACCACTG GTCACAATTGGCAAATAAAGTTCTCCCGCTGGCCTATGCTAACTGGAGAGAGAAACAGCTTCAAAGATGG GATGAGGAGAATGAGAACCTTGAGAGCATGCTTCAGGATCAGAAGGAAGATGAATTGATAAATGTGTCTGCTGTGGAAGATGATGAAGAGTCTGTTCCTGGCTCCCCCCAGAATGAGTTTGCTCCCAGCTCACCACAGAATGAGGATTCTGTTTCTGGCTTGGCACAGAATCAAGAGTCCACTCCTGGCTCCCCCCAGAATCAGACTCCACAGCAGATTTCTTCTGAGAGTGGTGGCCACGAGGGCAATATCATGGACGTGGATTCCGAAAACAATCATATCATGTCAAAGTCAGATGATGGTCCTGGTGATCAAACCATGTACGCGGGGAATTTTAACACTGCTGATGTAGTCAGTCAGGGTGTGCTTCTTACTTCTGGAGATGTTTGGCCAGCTGTTAGCATGCCTCAATCTTACTATGATTCCACTGCAAACCATGAATTCAGAGCTGCCAGTGCGTTGCCACTTGAACATTCACAAGTTAATGACCAGCAACGGGCTCATTTGATTGATCTGGAATCTAATTTGCTTGTAGAACAGAGAGATTTTTTGCACAGACAATCAGGTGAATGTTCCTTCATTTCTTATCCTAACCAAGACCGTAATGAGTCACTCCAATCTCTCTTTAAGAGCCAGGGGATATTGTCCTACCATCAAGAGCAGAAACAGAAGGGTTTAGAATTCCAGCCACCAAACAATTTGGCTGTGGACAATGGTCAGTTTCCTGGGCATTTGTTGGAGCAGGAGCGGAAGAGACAGAACGGGGTTTATGTGCCAAGAAACATCCCAGGGAACATATACTCTGATGGCGTTAGATACTTGATCCCAAGGCAAGAACACTTGGCACAGGTCACTGTGCAGGGTTTGGCTGTCAATACCATCCGCATGCCATCACCTCTCCAATCTGGCTTAAATAGTGGGGAATCATCGAGTCAGAACTGGTTTCCTGGTGACCATCAAGTTCATGGTGGGTGGACTGGTTCGGATGGTACCAGTCTCCAGAGTCAGAGCAATAGCATGGGGAGTGGAGGTGGTGCAGATCAGAGTATATTCCAAGTGCTACCTTATTGTAACCAGTTGCGTCCAAGTGGCCCTTATGATTCAGTGGGCTCCATGGAGCAGTTCACTGCATCGAGGAACTATGGAATGGTGGGTGCAGGTACTCCAAGGATCAACAATGTTGTGCCACAAGTATCACATCCACTAGACTACTTAAGCAGGCGTGAAGCTGCTACTTCCATGATGCCTGATGATATTGGATGGATGAGCTTGCCACATCAGAATTCTGTTTTACATGATCCAATGGGAAAACCTGACTTGCGGTCGTGGAACGATTGA
- the LOC122307135 gene encoding uncharacterized protein LOC122307135 isoform X1, translated as MAADQRRKRLLGASIRGSSSRQQHGVRRKNLELPHNDSNMKSHISLVWDDNQKRIVAKREQISMSWRYLRPFNDSIPHHQNILADVFAIPQEIFELENLTHVLSYEVWQSHLSENERNFLVELLPRGLEPQQVVQALVAGDNFHFGNPFLKWGASLCSGSLHPDVVLHREQYLKAEKKIYYSKLQKYHNDMIGCVLKLKERWENCKDLGKGMQKLWRSRDGLDRIILSRGNEYIFPGPEDDFTATSESCSGVADDKECSSDNQNFSAIKGAELLKRVSEERFMNYEGKNLWIASDDVLNLGAKPRNGDKLHEHNIHCSDGANYMSYFKISKKQHELFKNMKQSGKSIQSRSLNRVLGNIDSFHVQPYEVFVEEEQKKLHHHWSQLANKVLPLAYANWREKQLQRWVITNSLEQEMKDKRKSLTKDEENENLESMLQDQKEDELINVSAVEDDEESVPGSPQNEFAPSSPQNEDSVSGLAQNQESTPGSPQNQTPQQISSESGGHEGNIMDVDSENNHIMSKSDDGPGDQTMYAGNFNTADVVSQGVLLTSGDVWPAVSMPQSYYDSTANHEFRAASALPLEHSQVNDQQRAHLIDLESNLLVEQRDFLHRQSGECSFISYPNQDRNESLQSLFKSQGILSYHQEQKQKGLEFQPPNNLAVDNGQFPGHLLEQERKRQNGVYVPRNIPGNIYSDGVRYLIPRQEHLAQVTVQGLAVNTIRMPSPLQSGLNSGESSSQNWFPGDHQVHGGWTGSDGTSLQSQSNSMGSGGGADQSIFQVLPYCNQLRPSGPYDSVGSMEQFTASRNYGMVGAGTPRINNVVPQVSHPLDYLSRREAATSMMPDDIGWMSLPHQNSVLHDPMGKPDLRSWND; from the exons ATGGCGGCTGATCAGCGGAGAAAACGATTACTTGGTGCGAGCATTAGAGGTTCCAGTTCTAGGCAGCAGCATGGAGTGAGAAGGAAGAATTTAGAATTGCCACATAATGACTCAAACATGAAATCTCATATTTCTCTTGTGTGGGATGACAATCAAAAAAGGATTGTTGCTAAACGGGAACAAATTAGCATGAGTTGGAGATATTTGAGGCCATTTAATGATTCTATTCCTCATCATCAGAACATCTTAGCAGATGTATTTGCTATTCCTCAAGAAATTTTTGAGTTAGAGAATTTGACACATGTTCTCTCTTATGAG GTTTGGCAGAGTCATCTATCAGAGAACGAGAGAAACTTTCTTGTGGAGCTTCTACCTAGAGGATTAGAGCCCCAACAAGTTGTGCAGGCATTGGTAGCAGGGGATAACTTTCACTTTGGAAACCCTTTTCTTAAATG GGGTGCTTCACTGTGTTCTGGCAGTCTTCACCCTGATGTAGTTCTTCATCGGGAACAGTATTTAAAGgctgagaaaaaaatatattactcaAAGTTACAGAAGTATCATAATGA tatgataggatgCGTACTGAAGTTGAAAGAGAGATGGGAAAATTGCAAGGATCTAGGAAAGGGAATGCAGAAACTATGGAG GTCAAGAGATGGTTTGGACAGAATAATTCTCTCACGTGGAAATGAGTACATATTTCCCGGTCCTGAGGATGATTTCACAGCTACATCTGAATCTTGTTCTGGGGTGGCTGATGACAAAGAATGTAGTAGTGATAACCAGAACTTCTCAGCGATAAAGGGTGCAGAACTTCTAAAAAG GGTGTCTGAGGAACGCTTTATGAATTACGAAGGTAAAAATCTTTGGATTGCTTCAGATGATGTGCTTAATTTAGGAGCAAAACCTAGAAATGGGGACAAGCTACACGAGCATAATATCCACTGTAGCGATGGTGCTAATTATATGTCATATTTCAAG ATTAGCAAGAAGCAACATGAACTTTTCAAGAATATGAAGCAGTCTGGTAAGAGCATCCAGTCTAGGTCTCTTAATCGTGTTTTGGGTAATATTGATAGCTTTCATGTACAACCATATGAAGTATTTGTGGAAGAAGAGCAGAAGAAATTGCATCACCACTG GTCACAATTGGCAAATAAAGTTCTCCCGCTGGCCTATGCTAACTGGAGAGAGAAACAGCTTCAAAGATGGGTAATCACTAATTCTTTGGAGCAAGAAATGAAAGATAAGCGAAAATCTCTGACGAAG GATGAGGAGAATGAGAACCTTGAGAGCATGCTTCAGGATCAGAAGGAAGATGAATTGATAAATGTGTCTGCTGTGGAAGATGATGAAGAGTCTGTTCCTGGCTCCCCCCAGAATGAGTTTGCTCCCAGCTCACCACAGAATGAGGATTCTGTTTCTGGCTTGGCACAGAATCAAGAGTCCACTCCTGGCTCCCCCCAGAATCAGACTCCACAGCAGATTTCTTCTGAGAGTGGTGGCCACGAGGGCAATATCATGGACGTGGATTCCGAAAACAATCATATCATGTCAAAGTCAGATGATGGTCCTGGTGATCAAACCATGTACGCGGGGAATTTTAACACTGCTGATGTAGTCAGTCAGGGTGTGCTTCTTACTTCTGGAGATGTTTGGCCAGCTGTTAGCATGCCTCAATCTTACTATGATTCCACTGCAAACCATGAATTCAGAGCTGCCAGTGCGTTGCCACTTGAACATTCACAAGTTAATGACCAGCAACGGGCTCATTTGATTGATCTGGAATCTAATTTGCTTGTAGAACAGAGAGATTTTTTGCACAGACAATCAGGTGAATGTTCCTTCATTTCTTATCCTAACCAAGACCGTAATGAGTCACTCCAATCTCTCTTTAAGAGCCAGGGGATATTGTCCTACCATCAAGAGCAGAAACAGAAGGGTTTAGAATTCCAGCCACCAAACAATTTGGCTGTGGACAATGGTCAGTTTCCTGGGCATTTGTTGGAGCAGGAGCGGAAGAGACAGAACGGGGTTTATGTGCCAAGAAACATCCCAGGGAACATATACTCTGATGGCGTTAGATACTTGATCCCAAGGCAAGAACACTTGGCACAGGTCACTGTGCAGGGTTTGGCTGTCAATACCATCCGCATGCCATCACCTCTCCAATCTGGCTTAAATAGTGGGGAATCATCGAGTCAGAACTGGTTTCCTGGTGACCATCAAGTTCATGGTGGGTGGACTGGTTCGGATGGTACCAGTCTCCAGAGTCAGAGCAATAGCATGGGGAGTGGAGGTGGTGCAGATCAGAGTATATTCCAAGTGCTACCTTATTGTAACCAGTTGCGTCCAAGTGGCCCTTATGATTCAGTGGGCTCCATGGAGCAGTTCACTGCATCGAGGAACTATGGAATGGTGGGTGCAGGTACTCCAAGGATCAACAATGTTGTGCCACAAGTATCACATCCACTAGACTACTTAAGCAGGCGTGAAGCTGCTACTTCCATGATGCCTGATGATATTGGATGGATGAGCTTGCCACATCAGAATTCTGTTTTACATGATCCAATGGGAAAACCTGACTTGCGGTCGTGGAACGATTGA